Proteins encoded in a region of the Solanum dulcamara chromosome 9, daSolDulc1.2, whole genome shotgun sequence genome:
- the LOC129902666 gene encoding U-box domain-containing protein 13-like — MGEEDKGEVAKKLIEIVNDISSISEFRNSVKKQFCNLARRLKLLTPMFEEIRDSKDKLPVETMKSLISLKKALESAKELLKFGSEGSKIYLVLEREHIMNKFQELTSQLEQALNGIYYEKLEISDEVKEQVELVLSQFRRAKGRVDTPDVELHEDLLSLYSRSNDAAVDQDVLRRSVDKLQLTELDDLKQESLALHEMVIATDGDPEERIEKMSMLLKKIKDFVQTDNPNIDSYARDKSSTYSGQASADGSQKAPVIPDDFRCPISLELMTDPVIVSTGQTYERSCIEKWLEAGHSTCPKTQQALTSKSLTPNYVLRSLIAQWCEANGIEPPKRPGSSPPKKSASACTPAEHSMIENLLRKLKSGSPEEARSAAGEIRLLAKRNTDNRVAIAEAGAIPLLVHLLSTPDSRTQEHAVTALLNLSICENNKGHIVTSGAVPGIVHVLRKGSMEARENAAATLFSLSVIDENKVTIGSSGAIPPLVALLSEGTQRGKKDAATALFNLCIYQGNKGKAIRAGVVPTLMRLLTEPQGGMVDEALAILAILSSHPEGKAAIGAAEAVPVLVDVISNGSPRNKENAAAVLVHLCSGDQHHLVEAQRLGLIAPLMDLVQNGTQRGRRKATQLLERMNRLAEQTKQPQAQAESQTQNQLSPSPPSSTNAVES, encoded by the exons ATGGGAGAAGAAGATAAAGGAGAAGTAGCTAAGAAACTAATTGAAATAGTAAATGATATATCGAGCATTTCGGAGTTTAGAAATTCTGTGAAAAAACAGTTTTGTAATTTAGCTAGAAGGCTCAAGTTGTTGACTCCAATGTTTGAAGAGATTCGTGATAGCAAAGATAAATTACCTGTTGAAACAATGAAATCCTTGATTTCGTTAAAAAAAGCTCTTGAATCTGCTAAGGAATTGCTTAAATTCGGTAGTGAAGGTAGCAAGATTTATCTG GTGCTAGAAAGGGAGCATATCATGAATAAATTTCAAGAGCTGACATCCCAGCTTGAACAAGCTTTGAATGGAATTTATTATGAAAAGCTTGAGATATCCGACGAAGTTAAAGAACAG GTTGAACTTGTCCTTTCTCAGTTTCGTAGAGCCAAAGGAAGAGTTGACACGCCTGATGTTGAACTGCATGAAGATTTGCTGTCTCTTTATAGCAGGAGTAATGATGCCGCTGTAGATCAAGATGTCCTCAGGAGGTCAGTTGATAAGCTACAGCTAACTGAGTTAGATGACCTTAAACAAGAGTCACTAGCTTTGCATGAAATGGTCATTGCAACTGATGGAGATCCCGAGGAGAGAATAGAGAAGATGTCAATGCTACTGAAGAAAATTAAGGACTTCGTACAGACTGATAATCCAAACATTGATTCTTATGCAAGAGATAAGTCTTCAACTTATAGTGGACAAGCATCTGCAGATGGAAGCCAGAAGGCCCCAGTTATACCAGATGATTTTCGTTGCCCTATATCCTTGGAGTTAATGACAGATCCCGTCATTGTTTCAACTGGACAG ACCTATGAACGTTCTTGTATTGAGAAGTGGCTGGAAGCTGGACATAGTACTTGTCCCAAGACTCAACAAGCCCTCACAAGCAAATCTCTGACACCGAACTATGTATTGCGTAGCCTTATAGCACAGTGGTGTGAAGCGAATGGGATTGAACCACCCAAAAGACCAGGTAGTTCTCCACCCAAGAAGTCTGCATCTGCATGCACCCCTGCCGAGCACTCGATGATAGAAAATCTCCTGAGAAAGCTCAAATCTGGCAGCCCTGAAGAGGCGCGTTCTGCTGCAGGTGAAATCCGCCTTCTTGCTAAGCGTAATACTGATAATCGTGTCGCAATAGCTGAAGCGGGTGCCATTCCTCTGCTAGTCCATCTTCTATCCACACCTGATTCTCGAACTCAAGAGCATGCTGTTACAGCACTTCTTAACCTTTCCATATGTGAGAACAATAAAGGACACATTGTAACTTCAGGAGCAGTGCCTGGTATTGTGCATGTACTCAGGAAGGGGAGCATGGAAGCACGTGAAAATGCAGCAGCCACCTTGTTTAGCCTTTCCGTTATAGATGAAAATAAGGTCACCATTGGTTCTTCAGGAGCGATTCCTCCGCTTGTGGCATTACTAAGTGAAGGTACACAAAGGGGAAAGAAAGATGCGGCTACAGCACTTTTCAATCTATGCATTTATCAAGGGAACAAGGGCAAGGCAATAAGAGCTGGAGTTGTACCTACATTGATGCGGCTGCTCACAGAACCTCAAGGTGGTATGGTTGATGAAGCACTTGCTATTTTAGCAATCTTGTCGAGTCATCCAGAAGGTAAGGCAGCTATTGGAGCTGCAGAAGCAGTTCCTGTTTTGGTGGATGTGATCTCAAATGGTTCTCCCAGAAACAAAGAAAATGCAGCTGCGGTTTTAGTACACCTCTGCTCTGGTGACCAACATCATCTGGTCGAAGCACAGCGACTTGGTTTGATAGCTCCTTTGATGGATTTAGTACAAAATGGCACACAAAGAGGCAGAAGAAAAGCAACCCAACTGCTTGAAAGAATGAACAGACTTGCTGAGCAGACAAAACAGCCCCAGGCGCAAGCCGAGTCTCAAACTCAGAACCAGCTATCGCCGTCACCACCCTCATCTACTAATGCCGTTGAAAGTTGA